The proteins below are encoded in one region of Silene latifolia isolate original U9 population chromosome 2, ASM4854445v1, whole genome shotgun sequence:
- the LOC141643668 gene encoding mitogen-activated protein kinase kinase kinase 3-like, whose product MLAKMNMNGWFSKKTSKIKEETHVNTLYTENGSTNSKKNRSTIRSSEEGIPSPNLRRNGRDLGSSGSGCGGGSGGFAGLDSNVEKKAVAVTEGHPLPKPCGDHGLGLGHGSGSGSGVVVSGSASISSVGSSDSNSDDPVPPLDPPPCGYSSSRARSPGPGSRGTPGGTSPLHMRMTDMNTESLTRRQEGGGSQGHPLPLPPGSPSSPPSLPNGRAGLVIENAQNSLSKWKKGRLLGRGTFGHVYLGFNSEGGHMCAIKEVRIVSDDQNSRESLKQLNQEINLLSQLSHPNIVRYYGSELGGDTLSVYLEFVSGGSIHKLLQEYGPFKEPVIQNYTRQILAGLAYLHSRKTVHRDIKGANILVDPTGEIKLADFGMAKHITSCAAVLSFRGSPYWMAPEVVMNKNGYSLEVDIWSLGCTILEMAMAKPPWSQYEGVAAIFKIGNSKDIPVIPDFLSDNAKSFLNLCLQRDPSKRPSASYLLEHPFVKDQCAGKIVNVSTMNDTTPFSFDGFSNKPQPLEIQPRRKSISSYDMENMRRPGPTIWEARDNRRSITSLPVSPCSSPLRQLGATSKSCFLSPPHPSYAWPGQSSSYNSSNQSLSPTRRRPVGYTLDPLIESTLFKGQTPGGSPRMRLL is encoded by the exons ATGCTTGCAAAAATGAATATGAATGGTTGGTTTTCCAAAAAAACCTCCAAAATCAAGGAAGAAACCCATGTTAACACCTTATATACAGAAAATGGTAGCACTAATTCCAAGAAAAACAGGTCTACAATACGTAGTTCTGAAGAGGGTATTCCATCCCCAAATTTGAGGAGAAATGGTAGGGATTTGGGTAGTTCTGGTTCCGGATGCGGCGGCGGTAGCGGTGGTTTTGCGGGGTTGGACTCAAATGTGGAGAAAAAGGCGGTGGCGGTGACGGAGGGGCATCCGCTTCCTAAACCATGTGGTGATCATGGGCTTGGGCTTGGGCAtgggtctgggtctgggtcagGGGTTGTGGTATCTGGGTCAGCTTCAATTTCTAGTGTTGGGTCTTCGGATTCGAATTCGGATGACCCGGTTCCTCCTTTGGATCCTCCTCCATGTGGGTATTCCAG CTCAAGGGCGAGGAGTCCTGGCCCTGGATCACGAGGAACTCCAGGTGGTACGTCACCACTTCATATGCGGATGACTGATATGAATACAGAATCTCTGACCCGTAGACAAGAAGGAGGGGGGAGCCAAGGTCATCCTTTGCCCTTACCTCCTGGTTCTCCTAGTAGCCCTCCTTCCTTGCCCAATGGAAGAGCTGGTCTGGTAATTGAAAATGCACAGAATTCTCTATCCAAATGGAAGAAAGGGAGGCTTCTTGGAAGGGGAACGTTTGGGCATGTGTATCTTGGTTTTAATAG TGAGGGCGGACATATGTGTGCAATAAAGGAAGTGAGGATTGTTTCTGATGATCAGAACTCCAGAGAATCGCTTAAGCAACTCAACCAG GAGATAAATTTGCTTAGCCAGCTGTCACATCCAAATATCGTTAGATACTATGGCAGTGAGCTG GGTGGAGACACGCTATCAGTATATTTGGAATTTGTCTCTGGTGGTTCTATTCATAAATTACTTCAAGAATATGGCCCGTTTAAGGAACCTGTTATTCAGAACTATACAAGACAGATACTTGCTGGGTTGGCATACTTGCATAGCAGAAAAACAGTTCATAG GGACATAAAAGGAGCCAACATATTGGTTGATCCTACTGGCGAAATCAAACTAGCAGATTTTGGCATGGCGAAACAC ATAACATCTTGTGCTGCAGTGCTTTCATTTAGAGGAAGTCCTTACTGGATGGCGCCGGAG GTAGTGATGAATAAGAATGGATATAGCCTAGAAGTTGACATCTGGAGTTTGGGGTGTACAATTTTGGAAATGGCTATGGCAAAACCACCTTGGAGTCAATATGAAGGG GTGGCAGCAATATTTAAAATTGGAAACAGCAAAGATATTCCAGTAATTCCTGATTTCTTATCCGATAATGCAAAAAGTTTCTTAAACCTTTGCCTGCAGCGCGATCCATCAAAGCGTCCTTCAGCGTCATATTTGCTAGAACATCCATTCGTTAAAGACCAATGTGCTGGAAAGATTGTCAATGTTAGCACAATGAATGATACAACGCCATTCTCATTCGATGGATTCTCCAACAAGCCC CAACCCTTGGAAATTCAGCCTCGACGGAAGAGTATCAGTTCCTACGACATGGAGAACATGAGAAGACCAGGGCCGACTATATGGGAGGCTAG GGACAATCGTCGATCAATTACGTCATTGCCTGTGTCGCCCTGTTCGAGTCCTTTACGACAACTAGGAGCCACTTCCAAGAGTTGTTTTCTTTCACCACCACACCCATCTTATGCTTGGCCGGGGCAAAGCAGCAGCTACAACTCAAGTAATCAATCGTTATCTCCCACAAGAAGACGTCCTGTAGGCTATACACTTGATCCGTTGATTGAGTCAACGCTATTTAAAGGTCAAACGCCTGGTGGATCCCCCAGAATGCGACTCTTGTGA
- the LOC141643660 gene encoding uncharacterized protein LOC141643660 translates to MPIEMPRKLPFSVDTWNPNSKMKRHHFLTHAHKDHCSGITSFCSYPIYSTLLTKSIILQFFPQLDESLFVGIEVGQCITIKDPDGSFKVTAFDANHCPGAVMFLFEGDFGNILHTGDCRLTPECLMYLPEKYLAKKGKEPNCPLDFLFLDCTFGKSLMKIPSQQSAIQQVTNCIWKHPDVPTVYLTCNILGQEEILVHVSKTFGSKIFVNKTIHPDFHQILQLIAPQIISDDPSSRFHLFEGFPKLYEKAKKKISEARENMQPEPLIIRPSAQWYAHEETELTMMERKIIEKSNIAVKDHFGVWHVCYSMHSSRQELEWALELLVPKWVVSTTPECRAMELDYVKKHCFKSQASDAHIWKLLDLSFDDAIPNANTSPKSSSSSSSIEAMAIGALEEYKLETPKKLPNKRVLSLSPLQKKRSVTLFGRARLGYQYCISAEAIDSSSKSVYDQEETISSNLKQKLPLPDDDDDDDDDGGSEVEKPTDLNNSIGEEKLPNSDDVIDIEKPIESKAEVCISEMDSDMSKRDVTMTVCETVSRSSSFSSCTLYSSGTSSGSGKGFSENVRKLYRSMNIPVPRPLPSLVELMKARKRAKR, encoded by the exons atgcCAATTGAAATGCCCAGAAAATTACCATTTTCTGTTGATACATGGAACCCTAATTCCAAGATGAAACGCCATCATTTTTTAACCCATGCTCATAAAGATCATTGTTCTGGAATTACCTCTTTTTGTTCTTACCCTATTTACTCTACCCTTCTTACTAAATCCATCATTCTCCAATTCTTTCCTCAG CTGGATGAGTCATTATTTGTGGGAATTGAGGTAGGACAATGCATTACAATTAAAGACCCAGATGGGTCTTTCAAAGTTACAGCCTTTGATGCTAATCACTGCCCTG GAGCTGTGATGTTTTTGTTCGAAGGCGATTTTGGCAATATTCTTCATACAGGGGACTGTAGACTGACTCCTGAATGTCTGATGTATTTACCAGAGAAGTATTTAGCGAAAAAAGGCAAGGAGCCAAATTGTCCGCTTGATTTTCTTTTTCTAGACTGCACATTTGGCAAAAGTCTCATGAAAATCCCTAGCCAACAATCAGCAATTCAACAG GTTACCAATTGCATATGGAAACATCCCGATGTCCCTACAGTATACCTCACATGTAATATTCTCGGTCAGGAAGAGATACTCGTTCATGTTAGCAAAACATTTGGATCTAAGATATTTGTTAATAAGACTATACACCCTGATTTTCACCAAATTTTACAACTTATAGCACCACAAATCATCTCTGATGACCCTAGTTCCCGTTTCCATTTATTTGAAGGATTTCCCAAATTATATGAAAAGGCAAAAAAGAAAATCTCAGAGGCTCGGGAGAATATGCAGCCTGAACCTCTCATAATACGACCGTCAGCACAGTGGTATGCACATGAGGAGACCGAGCTTACAATGATGGAGAGGAAAATTATAGAAAAATCGAATATAGCAGTTAAAGACCACTTTGGTGTCTGGCATGTCTGCTACTCTATGCATTCTTCTAGACAAGAACTAGAGTGGGCTTTGGAACTTCTAGTTCCTAAATGGGTTGTCTCAACAACGCCTGAATGCAGAGCTATGGAGCTTGATTATGTTAAGAAACACTGCTTTAAGTCTCAAGCTTCTGATGctcatatttggaagcttttagACCTTTCTTTTGATGATGCAATCCCTAATGCAAATACATCGCCAAAAAGCAGCAGCAGTAGCTCTTCTATAGAGGCAATGGCAATTGGAGCACTTGAAGAATACAAATTAGAAACTCCAAAGAAATTGCCTAACAAGAGAGTCTTGAGtttgtctcctttgcaaaagAAGCGATCAGTAACTCTTTTTGGACGAGCGAGATTAGGTTATCAGTATTGCATCTCAGCTGAAGCAATAGATTCCTCATCTAAATCGGTATATGATCAGGAAGAAACAATCAGCAGTAATTTAAAACAAAAGCTTCCACttcctgatgatgatgatgatgatgatgatgatggagggAGTGAAGTTGAGAAACCAACGGACCTCAATAACAGCATTGGAGAAGAGAAGTTGCCAAACTCTGATGATGTTATTGATATTGAGAAGCCAATTGAAAGCAAGGCAGAAGTGTGTATCTCTGAAATGGATTCTGATATGTCCAAAAGGGACGTGACAATGACAGTTTGCGAAACTGTTTCACGTTCTTCATCTTTTTCATCATGTACCCTATATTCTTCAGGTACTTCCTCAGGATCGGGAAAAGGTTTCAGTGAAAATGTGAGGAAGCTTTACCGGTCAATGAACATACCTGTGCCTCGACCTCTACCATCCTTGGTTGAACTTATGAAGGCTCGTAAACGTGCCAAAAGATAG
- the LOC141643661 gene encoding NAD(P)H-quinone oxidoreductase subunit O, chloroplastic, translating to MAFSTSLSNAHPFSRFSSLPQPTKFTSFRRQLSVKAVNASEPTEADSKQKQVTETQQIKDEPPPPPKRAAKPVYSMKKGQIVRVDKEKYLNSINYLSVGHPIYFKGLDYIYEDRGEVLDIRIFETGEYALVAWVGIPTSPAWLPTDMLIKSDKLDYERM from the exons ATGGCTTTCTCCACTTCTCTCTCAAATGCTCATCCATTCTCGCGCTTTTCTTCTCTCCCTCAACCCACCAAATTCACCTCCTTTCGACGACAGTTATCAGTTAAAGCTGTAAATGCTTCTGAACCAACTGAAGCTGACAGCAAACAGAAACAAGTGACTGAAACACAGCAAATCAAAGatgagcctcctcctcctcctaagAGGGCCGCTAAACCCGTTTATTCAA TGAAAAAGGGTCAGATTGTAAGGGTCGACAAGGAGAAATACCTCAATAGCATCAAT TACTTATCGGTTGGACATCCAATCTACTTCAAGGGGCTAGATTACATTTACGAGGATCGTGGAGAG GTACTGGATATACGCATTTTCGAGACAGGGGAATATGCACTT GTTGCATGGGTTGGTATCCCAACATCACCAGCTTGGCTCCCAACAGACATGCTCATCAAG TCTGACAAGCTCGACTATGAAAGGATGTAG